CGGCCCAGCTGCGGTCAGTTCGACTTTTTCTCCGCGACGGCGGCACTGAGGCCCTCGGCGAGGTCGTCGCGCGTCAATTCCCGGAACCGGCGCAGCTGCGATTCGCTGAATTCGGTGAGATCACTGTTCAGCACGGCGTCCAGGTCTTCGTCGTCGAGCCGGAAACTTCGGTGGTCGCGGGCTTTTTCCACCACGTTGCGCACGAAGCCGGCGTTGCCGAGCATGTCGATCCCGCGGATCAGGTCGCCGTCTTCGGAGTAGGTTTCGTCGAGATAGAACTTGGTGTACGACGGCAGCAGGATCGCGGCTTCCTCGTCGGTGATGACGTCCTCGTTCTCTTTGCCCATCAGCTGGGTAAGCGCGATCAACTCGTCCGGTGTGTAACTGAAGAACTCGATGACGGTCGAAAAGCGCCGCCGCAGACCCTGATTCACCTCGAGCATCTTTTCCATGGCCTTGGCGTAGCCGGCCCCGAACACCACCAGTTCGTCGCGATGGTTCTCCATGTACAGCAGCAGCGTGTTGATGATCGCGTTGCCATAGGGGTCGCCCTGCGAGTAACCCTTCTCGTGCAGGGTGTGCATCTCGTCGAAGAAGACCGCCCCGCCCAGTGCGCCTTCGAGCATCTCCTCGGTGTTCTTCTCGGCGTCGGCCATGTAGCGGCCCAACAGCTTGGTGCGGCTGGTCTCCACCACTACCGGCTTGCGCAGCACGGTCAAGCCGCACAACTGTTTGCTGAACGCGCGCGCCACCGAGGTCTTTCCGGTGCCGGGGGGTCCCAGCAACAATGTGTGACGCGAGGTGACCGGAACCGGGAGGCCCATTTTGGCCCGCGCCAGGTTCACCTTGGTCGTCGACTTGATGAGCTTGATTTCCTTTTTGGCCTGCTCCATTCCGAGCATCGCGTTGAGCTCGGCGTCGCCTTCGGCCAGGTACTTCGCGGCCTCCTCGGCGTGGCGGGCCGCCTCGGCCTGAGCCCGCGACGGGGCACTGTCCGGATCCCACGGGTCCGTGCGGGCCTCGATCGTC
The nucleotide sequence above comes from Mycobacterium kiyosense. Encoded proteins:
- the eccA5 gene encoding ESX-5 secretion system protein EccA5 is translated as MTRAQSAAEDARNAMVAGLLASGISVNGLQPSHNPQVAAQMFSTATTLDPGMCDAWLARILSGDQSIEVLAGAWAAVRTFGWETRRLGVTDLQFRPEVSDGLFLRLAVTSVDSLACAYAAVLAENKRYEEAADLLDATEPRHPFDAELVSYVRGVLYFRTKRWPDVLAQFPESTQWRHPELKAAGAAMATTALASLGVFEEAFRRGQDAIEGDRVPGAANIALYTQGMCLRHVGREDEAVELLRRVYSRDAKFTPAREALDNPNFRLVLTDPETIEARTDPWDPDSAPSRAQAEAARHAEEAAKYLAEGDAELNAMLGMEQAKKEIKLIKSTTKVNLARAKMGLPVPVTSRHTLLLGPPGTGKTSVARAFSKQLCGLTVLRKPVVVETSRTKLLGRYMADAEKNTEEMLEGALGGAVFFDEMHTLHEKGYSQGDPYGNAIINTLLLYMENHRDELVVFGAGYAKAMEKMLEVNQGLRRRFSTVIEFFSYTPDELIALTQLMGKENEDVITDEEAAILLPSYTKFYLDETYSEDGDLIRGIDMLGNAGFVRNVVEKARDHRSFRLDDEDLDAVLNSDLTEFSESQLRRFRELTRDDLAEGLSAAVAEKKSN